A genomic window from Fibrobacterota bacterium includes:
- a CDS encoding M28 family peptidase, with amino-acid sequence MPQLSRLLASCTFAHASMLAAITLCLGACARPSISPQERARPEALERTVRYLADTLHGRAFDQPENLRRAFEFIHARFDESRIPCDSQVFSTHGSTYRNLVCKVPGRSDSLLILGAHYDTYLDLPGADDNASGVAGLLETARLVANGPPPPYTTFFVAFTLEEPPFFRSQDMGSHHFAKMVHDSAWPVVGMASIEMIGYFSDTVTQDYPSAMYSLLYPAHGNFIAAISDLGSSSLADEFQQRAEALGDIPCEQLSTAPSTPGVDFSDHLNFWKFGYPAFMVTNTSLYRNKAYHTRADTSGTLDYRKMAYVVDALTSFVQNKTP; translated from the coding sequence ATGCCCCAACTTTCGCGCCTCCTTGCCTCCTGCACGTTCGCGCACGCCAGCATGCTGGCGGCGATCACCCTTTGCCTCGGCGCCTGTGCACGGCCCTCCATTTCCCCCCAGGAACGGGCCCGCCCCGAAGCCTTGGAGCGCACCGTGCGCTACCTGGCCGACACCCTGCACGGGCGCGCCTTCGACCAACCGGAAAACCTGAGGCGCGCGTTCGAATTCATCCACGCGAGATTCGATGAATCCAGGATCCCCTGCGATTCCCAGGTGTTTTCCACCCACGGAAGCACGTATCGGAACCTGGTTTGCAAGGTGCCTGGCAGATCCGACTCCCTGCTGATCCTGGGCGCGCACTACGACACATATCTGGACCTTCCCGGCGCCGACGACAACGCTTCCGGAGTGGCAGGCCTCCTGGAGACCGCCCGCCTGGTCGCGAACGGCCCGCCGCCGCCTTATACGACATTTTTTGTCGCCTTCACATTGGAGGAGCCGCCCTTCTTCCGCTCGCAGGACATGGGCAGCCACCATTTCGCCAAGATGGTCCACGACTCCGCCTGGCCCGTGGTGGGAATGGCCAGCATCGAGATGATCGGGTACTTCTCGGACACCGTCACCCAGGACTACCCTTCGGCGATGTATTCCCTGCTCTATCCCGCCCACGGAAATTTCATCGCCGCGATTTCCGATTTGGGATCATCCAGCCTCGCCGATGAATTCCAGCAACGCGCCGAGGCGTTGGGCGACATCCCCTGCGAGCAGCTCTCCACGGCCCCCAGCACACCCGGCGTGGACTTCAGCGACCACCTGAACTTCTGGAAGTTCGGGTACCCCGCCTTCATGGTGACCAACACGTCGCTGTACCGCAACAAGGCCTACCACACCCGCGCCGACACGTCCGGAACCCTGGACTACCGCAAGATGGCCTACGTGGTGGATGCATTGACCTCTTTTGTCCAGAACAAGACGCCATGA
- the queE gene encoding 7-carboxy-7-deazaguanine synthase — translation MSYRVQEIFATLQGEGAQSGRAAVFLRFAGCNLWNGDIATRDSAACRFCDTDFVSLSGPNAGVYPDAASLAETARSLWNGTGGEPLVVCTGGEPTLQLDARLVDALHRVGFTIAIETNGTQGVAKGVDWITVSPKAGARWIQKSGHELKVVWPQPFDLIELEALDFTHRFLQPMDDPDPVKAATHRSATLAACLARPAWRLSFQMHKALGIA, via the coding sequence TTGAGCTACCGCGTCCAGGAGATCTTCGCGACGCTGCAGGGCGAAGGCGCGCAATCCGGCCGCGCGGCCGTGTTTCTGCGCTTCGCCGGCTGCAACTTGTGGAACGGCGACATCGCCACCCGGGATAGCGCGGCGTGCCGATTTTGCGATACCGACTTCGTATCGCTTTCCGGACCGAACGCGGGCGTCTATCCGGACGCCGCATCGCTTGCCGAAACCGCTCGATCGCTCTGGAACGGCACCGGCGGCGAGCCGCTGGTGGTGTGCACCGGAGGCGAGCCCACACTGCAGCTCGATGCCCGCCTGGTGGATGCCTTGCACCGCGTCGGATTCACGATCGCCATCGAAACGAACGGGACCCAAGGCGTCGCCAAAGGCGTGGATTGGATCACCGTCAGCCCCAAGGCAGGGGCGCGCTGGATCCAGAAATCCGGCCATGAATTGAAAGTGGTCTGGCCGCAACCTTTCGATCTGATCGAACTGGAAGCGCTGGACTTCACGCACCGCTTCTTGCAGCCCATGGATGACCCGGATCCGGTCAAAGCAGCGACCCACCGGTCCGCCACGTTGGCGGCGTGCCTTGCCCGCCCCGCCTGGCGTCTGTCGTTCCAGATGCACAAAGCGCTCGGCATCGCCTGA
- a CDS encoding response regulator, producing MNILKADPARIRRVAVWSALLVMAATLAAGYFAIVQLGRENARRERMIRLREMASGAWRDQFQAVRSGTLDLARQNSLHSKVLSDSSGIFLARLDQAMDLVGADMGFVLDPKGKVVLRIQNPDEQEILGTDLSFRRYFQNGARGAPDLFAALGAYTRKRGLYASAPVISDSKFLGVVVMRLRAEEIERKWFNETTDPIFLISPEGVVFASNQPDLVLRLLPGADSRLERIRKSRQFGDAVSFLSFDPLDPEVRYADENHRTLRRDLGDGWILVSLLPEDARLPLTRWQLGATIGVGLSWILLLAVAGVSLAGSLAVRRTQEERDRLSRRLDEAERLESMGRLAGGVAHDFNNVLTAIIGYSSVLEHRLAEQPAESELAKRVGQAARRASETIRQLLAFARRSGLQARPLSLHDLIGEIGQLLGHTFSRAIRMEFDLQAERDVVIGDINHLHQALLNLAINSRDAMPKGGVIRISTRTDALRPDERIELRVSDTGSGISAEVLPHVFEPFYTTKQGGKGTGLGLASVWGTIQRHGGAITVGSRPGEGTEFVISLPLAPEGIRPDPGPSIPEVPLAVRKLRIAALDDDLHVLDAVATMVHAMGHTVEVFADFQSLRTRLSMTTPFDLVILDLDMPDVGGLEVLRWLRRERIQIPVLVASGHTGANTYDEVRRLGVRQYLRKPFGAQDLQKAIEETLRPVV from the coding sequence ATGAATATTCTGAAGGCCGATCCAGCTCGGATTCGCAGAGTGGCGGTTTGGTCCGCGTTGTTGGTGATGGCTGCCACCTTGGCGGCCGGCTATTTCGCCATTGTGCAGTTGGGCCGGGAAAATGCCCGGCGCGAGCGCATGATCCGCCTGCGGGAGATGGCCTCCGGTGCATGGCGGGACCAGTTCCAGGCCGTGCGTAGCGGCACGTTGGATCTTGCACGGCAGAACAGTCTCCATTCGAAGGTCCTGTCCGATTCCAGCGGGATCTTCTTGGCCCGGTTGGATCAGGCCATGGACCTGGTCGGGGCCGACATGGGGTTCGTCCTGGATCCGAAGGGGAAAGTGGTGCTGCGCATCCAAAATCCCGACGAACAGGAGATCCTCGGGACGGACCTGTCGTTTCGTCGCTACTTCCAAAATGGAGCGCGTGGGGCGCCCGACCTGTTCGCCGCTCTGGGAGCCTATACGCGCAAACGAGGCTTGTACGCCTCCGCACCGGTCATCTCGGACTCCAAATTCCTTGGAGTGGTGGTCATGCGTCTGCGTGCGGAGGAGATCGAGCGCAAATGGTTCAACGAAACCACGGACCCGATCTTTTTGATCAGTCCGGAAGGCGTTGTGTTCGCGAGCAACCAGCCCGATTTGGTGTTGCGTCTGCTTCCAGGGGCGGATTCACGATTGGAACGCATCCGCAAATCCAGACAGTTTGGAGACGCGGTTTCGTTTCTTTCCTTCGATCCGCTGGATCCTGAGGTTCGATACGCGGACGAAAACCATCGCACCTTGCGACGGGACTTGGGAGACGGATGGATCCTCGTGTCCCTTCTGCCCGAGGATGCGCGATTGCCGCTCACTCGCTGGCAGCTTGGTGCGACCATCGGGGTGGGGTTGTCCTGGATTCTGCTTCTGGCGGTGGCGGGTGTTTCCCTGGCGGGCTCGTTGGCTGTGCGCCGCACCCAAGAAGAACGCGATCGGCTCTCGCGGCGACTGGACGAGGCCGAGCGACTCGAGTCGATGGGGCGGCTTGCTGGCGGTGTGGCCCACGACTTCAACAACGTGCTCACGGCCATCATCGGGTATTCCTCGGTTTTGGAACATCGTCTGGCCGAGCAGCCGGCCGAGAGCGAATTGGCCAAGCGCGTAGGGCAAGCGGCGCGGCGCGCCTCCGAAACGATCCGCCAATTGCTCGCCTTCGCACGGCGATCCGGCCTCCAGGCCAGACCCTTGTCCCTGCACGATCTCATCGGGGAGATCGGGCAATTGCTGGGGCACACGTTTTCGCGGGCCATCCGCATGGAATTCGATCTCCAGGCGGAACGCGACGTGGTGATCGGCGACATCAACCACCTCCACCAGGCCTTGTTGAACCTCGCCATCAATTCGCGCGACGCCATGCCCAAAGGCGGAGTGATCCGCATTTCCACCCGCACCGATGCGTTGCGCCCCGACGAGCGCATCGAGTTGCGGGTTTCCGATACGGGTTCCGGGATCTCGGCGGAGGTGCTCCCGCACGTGTTCGAGCCGTTCTACACCACCAAGCAGGGCGGCAAGGGGACCGGCCTGGGGTTGGCCAGCGTATGGGGGACCATCCAGCGCCACGGCGGGGCCATCACGGTGGGCAGTCGTCCCGGCGAGGGGACGGAATTTGTCATCTCCTTGCCGCTGGCGCCGGAAGGGATCCGGCCGGATCCGGGACCCTCGATTCCGGAGGTTCCGCTGGCCGTTCGCAAGCTGCGCATCGCCGCCCTGGACGACGACCTCCACGTGCTCGACGCGGTCGCCACCATGGTCCACGCCATGGGTCACACGGTGGAGGTCTTCGCCGACTTCCAATCGTTGCGCACGCGCTTGAGCATGACCACGCCGTTCGATCTGGTCATCCTCGACCTGGACATGCCCGATGTGGGGGGCTTGGAAGTGCTGCGTTGGTTGCGCCGCGAACGCATCCAGATCCCCGTTCTGGTCGCTTCCGGCCACACGGGCGCCAACACCTACGACGAGGTGCGGCGACTTGGGGTTCGCCAGTATCTCCGCAAGCCGTTCGGCGCGCAGGATCTCCAGAAGGCCATCGAAGAGACTCTGCGCCCGGTGGTCTAG
- the queC gene encoding 7-cyano-7-deazaguanine synthase QueC yields the protein MTQKPSIVLLSGGLDSATVLACALREGGACHTLAFRYGQRHSLELEAAADLSRNMGATSHRMVDIDLSSLGGSSLTGHGEVPKGRSELEIGGGVPTTYVPARNTVFLSFALAWAEVLDASRIYIGVNAVDYSGYPDCRPEFIEAFERLANLATRIGTEGEGLKVVAPLQRLSKSEIIRLGTSLGVDYSRTRSCYDPAPDGRPCLRCDSCQLRLAGFAGAGLTDPLLTRFGLA from the coding sequence ATGACGCAGAAGCCCTCCATCGTCCTGTTGTCCGGCGGACTGGACTCTGCCACGGTTCTCGCCTGCGCCTTGCGCGAGGGGGGGGCTTGCCATACGCTCGCCTTCCGCTATGGCCAACGCCACAGCTTGGAACTGGAAGCGGCAGCAGACCTTTCTCGGAACATGGGGGCGACCTCCCATCGCATGGTCGACATCGATCTTTCCAGCCTCGGCGGATCATCCTTGACCGGCCATGGCGAAGTGCCCAAAGGCCGGTCGGAGCTGGAAATCGGCGGCGGCGTTCCCACCACCTACGTCCCGGCCCGCAACACCGTCTTCCTGTCTTTTGCCTTGGCCTGGGCGGAGGTGCTGGATGCATCGCGCATCTACATCGGGGTCAACGCGGTGGACTATTCCGGCTACCCGGACTGCCGACCCGAGTTCATCGAAGCCTTCGAGCGATTGGCGAATCTCGCCACCCGCATCGGCACGGAAGGCGAAGGCCTGAAGGTGGTCGCTCCGCTTCAGCGCTTGTCCAAATCGGAGATCATTCGGCTCGGCACCAGCCTTGGCGTGGACTACTCCCGTACGCGGTCGTGCTACGACCCCGCCCCGGATGGCCGGCCCTGCTTGCGCTGCGATTCGTGCCAGCTGCGCTTGGCCGGCTTCGCGGGCGCCGGACTCACGGATCCCCTGCTGACTCGGTTCGGCTTGGCTTGA
- a CDS encoding VWA domain-containing protein encodes MKKIGILVAASLLLAGCEVSTMGGGLGSDSTKVTLGDESIIGKTGKSDYKTVANTPTKVAGSTEGSTTTTTDCGCGTTGTQTSTAPTKVAGQITAGEWNDLANWGFWTTLNTNADFSQYATYWSYNLNNRISVHVTQQGTAQVDAQVELLNSDGRVLWTARTDNKGNAELWPTVVGDGQSSTTGLRARIGTQIFESIKVNGQGGTNNLAIETGSGIPSAIDVGFMVDATGSMDDELDYLKEELKDVIDQARIKNGNAVINTGAVFYRDRGDAYVTDVSDFTSSNSTTASFVAAHSAGGGGDYPEAVHTALDVSLSSLKWSSSAKARILFIVLDAPPHYEQSIVSKLHELVRAASAKGVRIIPIACSGVDKDTEFLLRYMAIATGGTYVFVTDDSGIGGTHLVASVGDYRVEYLNALMVRLIGERIK; translated from the coding sequence ATGAAGAAGATTGGAATCCTGGTCGCTGCAAGCTTGTTGCTGGCTGGCTGCGAAGTCTCCACCATGGGAGGGGGCCTGGGTAGCGATAGCACGAAGGTGACCCTCGGCGACGAGTCCATCATCGGAAAGACCGGCAAGTCGGACTATAAAACCGTGGCGAACACCCCCACGAAGGTGGCTGGCTCGACGGAGGGTTCCACCACCACCACCACCGACTGCGGCTGCGGCACCACAGGGACCCAGACCAGCACCGCGCCGACCAAGGTGGCAGGCCAAATCACGGCCGGCGAGTGGAACGATCTGGCCAACTGGGGCTTTTGGACCACCCTCAATACCAACGCCGATTTTTCGCAGTACGCCACGTATTGGTCGTACAACCTCAACAATCGGATCTCCGTGCATGTCACCCAGCAGGGGACGGCCCAGGTGGATGCACAGGTGGAACTGCTGAACTCCGACGGCCGGGTGCTCTGGACCGCCCGCACCGACAACAAGGGCAATGCCGAATTGTGGCCGACCGTGGTAGGTGACGGGCAGTCCTCGACCACCGGCCTGCGTGCGCGGATCGGAACCCAGATCTTCGAGAGCATCAAGGTCAATGGCCAAGGCGGGACCAACAATCTGGCCATCGAGACGGGCAGCGGCATCCCCAGCGCGATCGATGTGGGCTTCATGGTGGACGCCACGGGCTCGATGGATGACGAACTCGACTACCTGAAGGAAGAACTCAAGGATGTGATCGACCAGGCGCGCATCAAGAACGGCAACGCCGTGATCAACACGGGTGCGGTCTTCTATCGTGACCGAGGGGACGCCTACGTGACGGATGTCTCGGATTTCACTTCCTCAAATTCCACCACGGCCAGTTTCGTGGCGGCGCATTCGGCTGGTGGTGGAGGCGATTACCCCGAAGCCGTGCACACCGCGTTGGATGTGTCGCTCAGCAGCCTGAAGTGGTCGAGCTCGGCCAAAGCGCGCATTCTGTTCATCGTGTTGGATGCACCCCCGCATTACGAACAGTCCATCGTTTCCAAGCTCCACGAATTGGTCCGTGCGGCCAGCGCCAAGGGCGTGCGGATCATTCCCATCGCATGCAGCGGAGTCGACAAGGACACCGAGTTCCTCCTGCGCTACATGGCCATCGCCACCGGCGGCACCTATGTGTTCGTGACCGACGACAGCGGCATCGGCGGTACCCACTTGGTGGCGTCCGTGGGCGACTACAGGGTGGAGTACCTGAACGCGTTGATGGTCCGACTGATCGGCGAACGGATCAAGTAG